The Macaca mulatta isolate MMU2019108-1 chromosome 19, T2T-MMU8v2.0, whole genome shotgun sequence sequence GCCTGACGGACAGCAAGGGCTCCCTGGTGGTGGTGTCCTCGCTGCTCGGTGCGTGCACTCGGCCCCGGCCCTGCGGGACGGGGAGTGGGGAGCTCGATGCGGGTGAGCCTGGAGGGTCTGGGCAGGCTTCCCGGACGACGGGGAGCCACTCAGCCGCTGCTGTCCGCGCTCCCAGGCCGCGTGCCCACGTCGTTCTCCACTCCCTACTCAGCGGCCAAGTTCGCGCTGGACAGCTTCTTCGGCTCCCTGCGGCGGGAACTGGACGTGCAGGACGTGAACGTGGCAATCACCATGTGTGTCCTGGGCCTCCGAGATCGCGCCTCCGCCGCTGAGGCAGTCAGGTGAGGCCCGGGCGAGCCTGGGGTTGGGCTGGGGCCCATGGGCGGCCGCCCAGCCCCAGCCGCAGTCCCCACCGCGCCCTCCCGTCCCCAGGGGAGTCACGAGGGTCAAGGCGGCCCCGGGGCCCAAGGCAGCCCTGGCCGTGATCCGCGGCGGCGCCACGCGCGCAGCTGGCGTCTTCTACCCGTGGCGTTTCCACCTGCTGTGCTTGCTCCGGCGCTGGCTGCCGCGCCCGCGGGCCTGGTTTATCCGCCAGGATCTCAACGTCACGGCCGCTGCTGCAGCCTGAGCACCTGGGGGTGCCCCTTAACGTCCCAGACGGGAACGCTCCTCTCTCCAACTGTCCCTGGAGCCAGAACACTCACAGAGACACCCCTGAGAGGGTGGCCATAGCCCAAGATgaagtcatcaagacagaaaagcAAAACCGAGAAAAACGACGGGCACCTGGAACAAGTTACAGCTTTGGAGGTGCAGGTGCCCCTTGTTAGGTGCCTTTGTCCGGGACCTGCAAAGCCTCACCTGTTTGGCCTTTATTGATGACATGACTgcttccattttgcagatgaggaaactgaggctcagagaggtcacgCCACCCTTGAGCCACCCATGGACCCCTCTCCATCTCCTGTCTGTGTTTCTAAGtccctgatttattttttccactcATTGCATCTGGGATtatctcccccaacccctgccagCTTCCCCCAGCTGGGGTCTCTGGTACTCTTCACACCTGCAGGGACGTCTACACTGTTCGTCTAGCTGGTGGCAGGGtctgaggggaggaggagggaaagagtgTGTTCTGGGCTGGACCCAGCCTCCTGTTTGTGAATAAAAACTCTTCTTCTCTTGCATATATGTTGTTCAAATTCCTTGGTAATTCCAATTTGCTAGCAGCTGGTGGGCAGAGGGAGTGGGGTGTATGTATCAGGATCCTTGACTCTCAATCCCATTTCACAGGTGGAGAAATGGAGGCTGAGAGGGCCAGGAGccgtggctcacggctataatcccagcactttgggaggccaaggtgggcagatcacttgaggtcaggagtttgagaccagcctggccaacatgatgaaaccctgtctttactttttaattaatgtatttatttttgagacggagtttcactctgtcgcccaggctggagtgcagtggtgcgatctaggctcactgcaacctccacctccggggttcaagcgattcttgtgcctcaggctcccgaatacttgggattataggtgcaggtcaccacaccttttttttttttttttttttagtagagatggggttttaccatgttggccaggctggtctcgaactcctagccttagGTGATCCCCCCAGTCTCGGCCCctcaagtgctggaattacaggtgtcagccactgtacccagctgcaaatattttaattaaaaaattagccaggcgtggtggcatgtgcctgtggtcccagctaaggaggctaaggcaggaggatcacttgagccctggaagtcaaggctgcaataagttATGATTACAGCACTGCACTctctagcctgcgtgacagagcaagaccctgtctggaaaaaacaTGAAAGCGCTAACCCCAATTAGAGCAGCCCTaaatcgagactctgtctcgtaTATTAGTAgcattaaaggagaaaaattggAAACTTGTGTGTTTCCGCCATGTAATTCAGTTATTTACTTCCCGTCCCTGCACCACCTAAAATTACATCAGATGTCCCCAAGGGGCACTATTACACATTGCTGTATTCGGACCGAGTCCAGAGCTTGACCAATTGATAGATAATGAAACCAATACCCTCGTTAAtgggactttttctttttttttttgacagagtttcgctgttgcccaggctggactgcagtggcgcgatcttggctcactgcaacctctgcctctggtgttcaagcaattctcctgcctcagcctcctgagtagctgggattacagaagcataccaccatgcctggctatttatttatttatttatttatttatttatttatttatttattttgagacggggtctcgctctgtcacccaggctggagtgcagtggccggatctcagctcactgcaagctccacctcccgggtttacgccattctcctgcctcagcctcccgagtagctgggactacaggcgcctgccacctcacccggctagttttttttgtattttttagtagagacggggtttcaccgggttcgccaggatggtctcgatctcctgaccttgtgatccgcccgtctcggcctcccaaagtgctgggattacaggcgtgagccaccacgcccggcccggctatttattaattatatttttgagacggagtcttgctctgtcgcccaggctggagtgcagtggcgcgatctcggctcactgcaagctccgcctcccgggttcacgccattctcctgcctcagcctcccgactagctgggactacaggcgcctgccaccaggcctgactaattttttgtatttttcgtagagacggggtttcaccgtgttaggctggtctcgagctcctgacctcgtgatccacaagccttggcctcccaaagtgttgagattacaggcgtgagccaccgcacccggcctaatggGCGTTTTAACAGTTCAAACAGTTTATTATTATTCTCGTTCTACAATTGAAGAAATTCTGGGGGATGACGTCGTCGATGCAGGGTCGGCCAGAAATCGGCGGAGTTGGCTTTCGAACTCATGTcacaagcagagggaggaaggcagCCACAGTCACCTCTACTGGTTCCGACTCCAGCTCTCGGGCTCGCAGGAGTAAACGCGCATGCTCAGGGAGCTCGGTCGCGCATGCTCAGTGAGACCGCGGGGGGAAGACTCCAGCCGCCAGGGGGAGCGCGCGCCGTTCTTGCCTCTCTGGCATGCGCCTCCTGAGCCGAGTAGATATCCCAGAGTTCCGCTCGCCGCCAGCCCTTCCGCCAGGGCCGCCACGGGAGAGCAGTAGGTAAGTGCTTTCCCGCACTGCCGGGATCCGCCGCCATCCAGACTCCCGGGTCCTCTGTGCGGGTTGGAGGATGGTTGGTTGTGGCAAGCGAGGCTGAAGAAGCCGGGACGCGGGTCTCTGGGCCTCGGGAACCGAGCCTGTACTCACCTCCGCCCCTTCTCCCCTCCGCTGTCTGCAGCCATGGCTCTACGCTACCCTATGGCCGTGGGCCTCAACAAGGGCCACAAGGTGACCAAGAACGTGAGCAAGCCCAGGCACAGCCGCCGCCGCGGGGTGAGTGCGGGGGCCACGCGGAGGTTGTCGGGGGTTTCTTGGAGGGTGGAGGGCACGGCTTGGGCAAAGGCTCTCGACCTGAAAGAATGCGCGTTGGGGTGCGGAACTAAAGGGGGCGGCCGCAATCCACGCTGGGGCAGAGAGAGCACCTTGAGAGCGGCGCGGGGCAGCGGGTCTGGGGTTCTGACGTATGAGTAGGAGTTCGCTGATGGAGCTGGCCCGAGGTTGCGGTGTGTGAGGTTGGGGGATTTCAGGTGTGCCAGTGTACTGGGCTCTTTTATTCAGCCTGGACTCCAGGCGCGTCCTGCGAGTGTTGCGGAGACTGGGACTTGGGGAGGATGGGAGCTGCTCCGGGCGCGGTGAAAAGCGCTAGGGGTTAATGCCTTAGTTCTCACAGCTACTTACAGAGGGGAGGAAGTAGCCAGGGAAATCGTGGCAGCGCGAGAAGCTGCTTAAGTAGAATGCAGGGTTCCCCCTACCCTGACGGCCGCCCCTTTCCCCCCAGCGTCTGACGAAACACACCAAGTTCGTGCGGGACATGATTCGGGAGGTGTGTGGCTTTGCCCCGTACGAGCGGCGCGCCATGGAGTTACTGAAGGTCTCCAAGGACAAACGGGCCCTCAAGTTTATCAAGAAAAGGGTAGGTGGGCGCTGCCGGCCGAGGGGCGGGATGGGATGGGAGTTGGGGCCGGGCTGACTGCGGCCTCGTCCCTGGCAGGTGGGGACGCACATCCGCGCCAAGAGGAAGCGGGAGGAGCTGAGCAACGTATTGGCCGCTATGAGGAAAGCTGCTGCCAAGAAAGACTGAGCCGCCTCCCCCGGCTTCTCCGTGAAATAAAGAACAGCTTGACCGAAGCCCTGGCTCTGCTGCTGTCcgtgggcgggggggggggttgTCCGCCGTCCCCTCTGGTGCCCGCCCTGAGCCACACCCTCTGTGGGTGCTGCCTGGCCGCGAATCAAAAGCCCTGGCCCACCCACCCTTCCTGGGGCAGATGAGGCCGCTGCCGTACTGGAAATGACTTTAATCATTAAATAGtttctgtgccagacactgattAAGCCGATTGAGGTCCCTGGGATCTGGGTCACTGGACCGAGCTGCTCGCTCGGTGGCTCCGCTGCCAGGCCCGGGTGCAATCCCCGCAGCGCTCAGTTCCAGCCCAGACAGGGCCTGACATCCGCTTCCTACAGTCCAGGGGGAGCCGTCACCGCTCCACAGCCAgcgcctctgcctctgcctgctcGTCCGGGAAGGCGATGTCAAAGATCTCCCGGTAGTGCTCCACGAAGTGCACCTCCAGGCCCTCGGTGATGAAGGCTGCCAGGTCGTAGAAGTCCTTCTTGTTCTCGGCTGGCAGGACAATGCACGTCACCCCTGCGCGCTTGGCCTGGGGGCAGAGTCATGGTCAGCCCTGCCTGGGCCTGTGGGAGGACAGCAGGTGTGCTGTCCTCCAGGAAGGAAAGGGCTTCTAAGCAGGATCCCCATCCCCGACAGGGAAACAGGCTCAAGGCAAACCATTGGCCTTGGCTCTGACAGCCTGAGAGCAGGAGCCAGGGCCTCCCCACCCGTGGGAGCAGTCTTAGGGCTCTGGATGAGCCACACCCCCACGGCCTCACCTCCAGGGGTCAGGCACAGTGTCTGGGGCCTGAACTCGGGCCTGTGAGCATCTGCATCTGAGCCCAGCCTGCTCTGCCCCCAGGCCCTGCGGCACCCTTCCCCAGCTCCAGAGGCTACACAGGTCTGCCAGGCACAGCCCCTTAAAAGGACAACAGTTCGCACTGTCACTGCACACTGCCTCCAGGGACAGTAAGCCTCCCAATTTGCCCCACCATTGATCTAGGGAGTTTGTGCCTGGTGTCCAGGTCGAGGTGGTCATGGCCACTTGACCACACCTCCCTCAGTGGCATATCCTGGCTGACTCCACCAGGCTTCCTACACACACGGCAGGTGTGGTCCAGTCTGGGGACAGGCAGGGCTAGGAGGGAAGAGCAGGGACAGTGGCACTCCAACCTGCTCAGCACCCTGGCTGGGAGCTCCAAACACTCCCTACACCAGCAATGCCTAAACCTTGTCCCCATCTCCAGCCTCCCACTTGCTGCTGGGCTGCCTGGGAAAGGAAGCAGGAACCACGCCCCCGGCCCTCTACTGGGGCAGCCAGTGGAGGCGCTAGAATGTAACCCACACGACTCGCTGTGGAGAAGGCAGCTAGGGCGGTCAGCTTAAGGCCAGCTCCAGGCCAGAGAAACTTGAGTCCAAAGCCCAGGGCTTCCCTCTTTCCTGGCCCACACAGAGGCTGCGTGGTGGGAACTGGGCCTGTCCCGTGGTGGTGTGGGCCCTGCCAGTGGTGTGGGGCAGGCACAAGGACACTCACCGCAATGGTCTTCTCCTTGATGCCGCCAACAGGCAGGATCTTGCCCGTGAGGGAGACCTCGCCAGTCATGGCCAGGTTCTGCCGGACGGGCCTGCCCATGGCCAGGGACAGCAGCGCCGTGACGATGGTGCAGCCTGCGCTCGGGCCATCCTTGGGGGTGGCGCCCTGTGGGGGGGTGTGGGGAAAGCGGGTGAGTAGGTGGCCAGCGGCCCAGGGGCGGGTCGGGAGCGGGTGACGCCGTTACCTCGGGCACATGCAGGTGGATGTGTGAGGTCACCAGGTAGTTGTTGGCGGGGGCGTGCTGCATGAGGAAGGCCCTGGCGAAGGTGTAGGCTATGCGGGCGCTCTCCTTCATCACCTCCCCCAGCTGGCCTGTCACCTCCAGGCTGCCGTCCTTGTCACCCTTGGCGTCCTTGTCCTGTGGCCGTCTCAGGGATGTCTCCACAAACAGTGTGGAGCCTCCTGGAATGGGTGTGGAGCTGTGAACACGGGAGGCCTCAGAGCCCGGGCTGGCGCTCACTCCACCCCTCGGGGCCACCCTGACCACTCCTGCCCCAGCTCAGCATCTTGGTGCCCCGGGCAGGGACTGTGTCCCATCAGGAGCCAACACTGGCCTCCGCCTTTGCTGCGTCGCAGGTTCCTGGCCCTCTACGCCCCCCAAGGCAGCCCCCAGCAGCTGCCAGCCACAGAGGATACCCCCAGGGCTACAAGGACCCCAGCTACTGCTGCCCTGCCCAGAGACACaagcccctctccagcccctcccgCACCGCCCCCTTTGCCCTCTCGCCTCCTTTCTGTGTGGTGGCCCCAAGGCCTGTCTGGATGAGCTCATGCTGAGGGACCCCTTGTCCCCACCTGTAAGCCTATCAAAGTGTCACCCAAATCCATAAGGCCCATGGTGTGCTGCCACCCCTGTGTGCTCACAGCCTTCCCCTCCATCAGCCCCAGACGCCCTGGGCTGCCCACACCGCCCCCAGCCAGAGGCGGTCCAGAGCCACCAGCGGCCAACTGCACAGGTGTGCAAGGTGGGACCTGCTTGTTCTTGGGTAGAAATGGGAATGGCTTGGGATCTCCTCCCGCCACTACACTCACCCATGGCGGTCCAGGCCAGCCCCATGACCACGCCGGGCGGCGTCACGTCGTACATGCGCTCCACAGTGAACACGGGCTTCCCCACGAAGTCCTGGAGGTTCTCGGGCGTCACCTCCACGGACTCGGCCTCACCGCTGACTATCTTGTAGGCCGATTTCCGCAACACCTGGGCAGTCAAGGCAGCACGATGGGGATGGGAAGGTGGGGTGATGAGCGCGGGAAGGCGGGGTGATGAGCGCGGGAAGGCGGGGTGATGAGCGCGGGAAGGCGGGGTGATGAGCGGGGGAAGGCGGGGTGATGAGCGGGGGAAGGCGGGGTGATGAGCGGGGGAAGGCGGGGTGATGAGCGGGGGAAGGCGGGGTGATGAGCGCGGGAAGGCGGGGTGATGAGCGCGGGAAGGCGGGGTGATGAGCGCGGGAAGGCGGGGTGATGAGCGCGGGATGGTGGGGTGATGAGCGCGGGATGGTGGGGTGATGAGCGCGGGAAGGCGGGGTGATGAGCGGGGGAAGGTGGGGTGATGAGCGCGGGATGGTGGGGTGATGAGCGCGGGAAGGTGGGGTGATGAGCGCGGGAAGGTGGGGTGATGAGCGCGGGATGGTGGGGTGGGCAGCAGGTGCCAGGAGGGCGGGGCGGCTGCTCACCTTCTCCACTTGCTTCTGCAGGTTGCGGACGCCGCTCTCGCGGCAGTACTGCTTGATGAGCAGCGTCAGCACGTCCGACGACAGCTTGGCCTTGCTCTCATCCAGGCCGCACAGGGCGCGGGCCTGGGGCACCAGGTAGCGCTGCAAGGGCGGCCGTCAGGGTTGGGTCTGGAGGGACCTTGCCCACCAGCTCAGTCCAGAACCTGGG is a genomic window containing:
- the HSD11B1L gene encoding hydroxysteroid 11-beta-dehydrogenase 1-like protein isoform X16; the encoded protein is MKVLLLTGLGALFFAYYWDDNFDPGGLDYLVLNHIGGVPAGTRARTPQATRWLMQVNFLSYVQLTSRALPSLTDSKGSLVVVSSLLGRVPTSFSTPYSAAKFALDSFFGSLRRELDVQDVNVAITMCVLGLRDRASAAEAVRGVTRVKAAPGPKAALAVIRGGATRAAGVFYPWRFHLLCLLRRWLPRPRAWFIRQDLNVTAAAAA
- the HSD11B1L gene encoding hydroxysteroid 11-beta-dehydrogenase 1-like protein isoform X18 produces the protein MQAPPLPVTRECHLQVNFLSYVQLTSRALPSLTDSKGSLVVVSSLLGRVPTSFSTPYSAAKFALDSFFGSLRRELDVQDVNVAITMCVLGLRDRASAAEAVRGVTRVKAAPGPKAALAVIRGGATRAAGVFYPWRFHLLCLLRRWLPRPRAWFIRQDLNVTAAAAA
- the HSD11B1L gene encoding hydroxysteroid 11-beta-dehydrogenase 1-like protein isoform X19, whose protein sequence is MQVNFLSYVQLTSRALPSLTDSKGSLVVVSSLLGRVPTSFSTPYSAAKFALDSFFGSLRRELDVQDVNVAITMCVLGLRDRASAAEAVRGVTRVKAAPGPKAALAVIRGGATRAAGVFYPWRFHLLCLLRRWLPRPRAWFIRQDLNVTAAAAA
- the HSD11B1L gene encoding hydroxysteroid 11-beta-dehydrogenase 1-like protein isoform X15, whose product is MASPEAPESVVQFALDKLGGLDYLVLNHIGGVPAGTRARTPQATRWLMQAPPLPVTRECHLQVNFLSYVQLTSRALPSLTDSKGSLVVVSSLLGRVPTSFSTPYSAAKFALDSFFGSLRRELDVQDVNVAITMCVLGLRDRASAAEAVRGVTRVKAAPGPKAALAVIRGGATRAAGVFYPWRFHLLCLLRRWLPRPRAWFIRQDLNVTAAAAA
- the HSD11B1L gene encoding hydroxysteroid 11-beta-dehydrogenase 1-like protein isoform X17, whose amino-acid sequence is MASPEAPESVVQFALDKLGGLDYLVLNHIGGVPAGTRARTPQATRWLMQVNFLSYVQLTSRALPSLTDSKGSLVVVSSLLGRVPTSFSTPYSAAKFALDSFFGSLRRELDVQDVNVAITMCVLGLRDRASAAEAVRGVTRVKAAPGPKAALAVIRGGATRAAGVFYPWRFHLLCLLRRWLPRPRAWFIRQDLNVTAAAAA
- the RPL36 gene encoding large ribosomal subunit protein eL36 — encoded protein: MALRYPMAVGLNKGHKVTKNVSKPRHSRRRGRLTKHTKFVRDMIREVCGFAPYERRAMELLKVSKDKRALKFIKKRVGTHIRAKRKREELSNVLAAMRKAAAKKD